The region CCCATGCCATGACCGCCTGACATCCCGTAGCCACCCATCATCCCCATGGGGCCGTGACCGTAAGCGCTGTCGGCGATGTGCTGCTGCATCCAGGAAATTTGCTGATCGGCCTGAGACTGGGTTATCCAACCCCATTCGACCTGTTTCTGCAGGACTTGTTTTCTTTGGTCGAGCGACTGCTGCTGCCAGGCGGCAATCTGGGCCTTTTGG is a window of Selenomonadales bacterium 4137-cl DNA encoding:
- a CDS encoding DUF2680 domain-containing protein, producing the protein MKKTSLFVAVVLVVVSFSGLVVAAPAQDPAQSGGNWYCPNYGQNYNNLTDDQKAQIAAWQQQSLDQRKQVLQKQVEWGWITQSQADQQISWMQQHIADSAYGHGPMGMMGGYGMSGGHGMGHGGGGGRW